Proteins encoded in a region of the Peromyscus leucopus breed LL Stock chromosome 15, UCI_PerLeu_2.1, whole genome shotgun sequence genome:
- the Lax1 gene encoding LOW QUALITY PROTEIN: lymphocyte transmembrane adapter 1 (The sequence of the model RefSeq protein was modified relative to this genomic sequence to represent the inferred CDS: inserted 1 base in 1 codon), whose product MYTTPASPDVTRRNWGTSTLQGTLGSLEGEKGQSSNIFPGFVALLAIFLVIMAACILRNWNKRKKRRVPYFQVAPSLTLPPPRQRAKNIYDFLPQQQVDLGRHQSSGFSTESLLSRDSDGPEQEASQADGSLQIHIAPVNAVEYTVGIYDNGAVPQMCGHLAPSAHPVSVRTSGNNSSISSRESNDYVNIHTAEEAGETRTSTKSAPENHLGLHAQELELAEGRHAGCEVAATAHTGLWALGSESSDLLRDGDDSSQASNDYVNMTGLDLEDIQENQPGLAFQCCRDYENVPSSDASGSQLQTRKKXTSSNADHGEPVWRALSSVYYMAFQPSTQSEDGEVAHTEDQSSEDSNDYENVLPAELEGRACEQGPDAWHPSDQGTPSYLAEKLYEVAYPVGSLVTEISSEDA is encoded by the exons AGAGAAAGGCCAGAGCAGCAACATCTTCCCTGGCTTTGTGGCACTCCTGGCCATCTTCCTGGTCATCATGGCCGCCTGCATCCTGAGGAACTGGAACAAACGGAAGAAGC GGCGAGTTCCTTACTTCCAAGTAGCTCCATCGCTGACTCTGCCTCCACCCAGACAGCGAGccaaaaatatttatgatttcttGCCCCAGCAGCAGGTAGATCTGG GGAGACATCAGTCCAGTGGTTTCAGTACTGAGAGCCTCCTCTCCAGAGATTCTGACGGTCCCGAGCAGGAG GCCTCCCAAGCAGATGGCTCCCTTCAGATACACATAGCTCCCGTAAACGCTGTGGAGTACACGGTCGGCATCTATGACAATGGCGCAGTGCCCCAGATGTGTGGGCACCTGGCCCCCTCGGCACATCCCGTCAGTGTCAGAACCTCTGGAAATAACTCCAGCATCTCTTCCAGGGAGTCCAACGATTACGTCAATATCCACACAGCAGAAGAGGCCGGTGAGACGCGAACGTCTACCAAAAGCGCTCCTGAAAATCACCTTGGTCTTCacgcccaggagctggagttggcTGAAGGAAGGCACGCAGGCTGTGAGGTGGCCGCCACTGCCCACACTGGTCTGTGGGCTCTGGGAAGTGAGAGCAGCGATCTACTCAGGGACGGAGACGACTCATCTCAGGCTTCAAATGACTACGTGAATATGACAGGGTTGGATCTTGAGGACATCCAAGAGAATCAGCCCGGGCTGGCTTTTCAGTGCTGCCGAGATTATGAAAATGTCCCATCATCCGATGCCAGTGGAAGCCAGCTGCAGACTCGGAAGA GGACATCTTCTAACGCAGACCACGGGGAGCCTGTCTGGAGGGCCCTGTCTTCTGTGTATTATATGGCATTTCAGCCGTCTACACAGAGTGAGGACGGTGAGGTGGCACACACAGAGGACCAGTCAAGTGAAGACTCTAATGACTATGAGAACGTGCTACCTGCCGAGTTAGAAGGCAGGGCCTGTGAACAGGGGCCCGATGCTTGGCATCCTTCTGACCAGGGAACACCAAGCTACCTGGCTGAAAAGCTTTATGAGGTGGCCTATCCTGTGGGGTCTTTAGTCACTGAAATCTCTAGCGAAGATGCCTAG
- the Zbed6 gene encoding zinc finger BED domain-containing protein 6 codes for MSVCTLSVPVSSLPPGRRCRTFSDAGILGCVSINSNAEDDDVVEGKMVAEGVNKETKLPAKKKRKKGLRIKGKRRRKKLILAKKFSKDLGSGRPVADAPALLASSAPEQDEESLFESNIDKQIYLPSTRAKTSIVWHFFHVDPQYTWRAICNLCEKSVSRGKPGSHLGTSTLQRHLQARHSPHWTRANKFGVTNGEEDFTLDLSLSPSSPESNGSFEYIPTDSLDENRMGKKRDKSASDALRAKRGRFLIKSNIVKHALIPGTRAKTSAVWNFFYTDPQHVSRAVCNICKRSVSRGRPGSHLGTSTLQRHLQATHPIHWAVANKDNGAIGNGLDETETESSDLLNDTLHGEKSSGSQDLTAEDLSDSDTDEPPVLEVEPRSESPVPVAEQANPVHAQERETPPHCENSASSRISQALIQMIVEDMHPYNYFSTPAFQRFLQIVAPDYRLPSETYFFTKAVPQLYDSVREKIFLTLENVQSQKIHLTVDIWTHDPSTDYFIVTVHWVSLETASSPSSGGSPNFRKWAVLCVTGLAKDCLITNILQELNDQIGLWLSPNFLIPSFIVSDNSSNVVHAIKGGGFTHVPCFLHCLNIVIQDFFCEHKSIENMLVAARKTCHHFSHSVKARQILQEFQNDHQLPWKNLKQDESGHWISTFYMLKWLLEHCYSVHHSLGRASGVVLTSLQWTLMTYVCDILKPFEEATQKVSVKTTGLNQVLPLIHHLLFSLQRLREDFQVRGITQALNLVDSLSLKLETDALLSAMLKSKHCILATLLDPCFKNSLEDFFPQGADLETYKQILAEEVCNYMESSPGACQIATSEASGPLVRLGTDSFTSIKEGTSHSGSVDSSAAASVAVGSKSFLFPSAVAVVDEYFREKYSELSGGDDPLVYWQRKVSVWPALTQVAIQYLSCPMCSWQSECMFTTNSHFHPKQIMNMDFDNVEQLIFLKMNLENVNYDYSTLILSWDPENKAVQNNEKEILP; via the coding sequence ATGAGTGTATGTACTTTGAGTGTACCAGTTTCCTCGCTTCCTCCTGGCCGAAGATGCAGGACTTTCAGTGATGCTGGGATTCTGGGATGTGTTTCCATTAATTCAAATGCAGAAGACGACGATGTGGTAGAGGGAAAGATGGTGGCAGAAGGAGTGAACAAAGAGACAAAGTTACCtgctaaaaagaaaaggaagaagggtttGCGAATTAAGGGGAAAAGGCGCCGAAAGAAACTGATCCTCGCCAAGAAGTTTAGTAAGGATTTGGGGTCTGGAAGACCTGTTGCAGATGCCCCTGCTTTGTTAGCGTCCAGTGCCCCTGAGCAAGATGAAGAAAGTCTTTTTGAGAGCAATATAGACAAGCAAATCTATCTCCCCAGTACCAGAGCCAAGACCTCCATCGTATGGCACTTCTTTCATGTTGACCCCCAGTATACCTGGAGAGCTATTTGTAACCTGTGTGAAAAGAGTGTCAGCCGGGGCAAGCCAGGCAGCCATCTGGGTACATCTACTCTTCAACGACATCTCCAGGCAAGGCATTCTCCTCACTGGACCAGGGCCAACAAGTTTGGAGTCACTAATGGGGAGGAGGACTTTACCTTGGATTTGTCTTTATCTCCTTCTTCTCCTGAGAGCAATGGGAGCTTTGAGTATATTCCTACGGATTCATTAGATGAAAACAGAATGGGTAAGAAACGTGATAAATCAGCGTCTGATGCCCTGAGGGCAAAAAGAGGGCGATTTCTCATCAAAAGCAACATTGTCAAGCATGCCTTAATTCCTGGAACCAGAGCCAAGACATCTGcagtttggaattttttttatacTGATCCTCAGCACGTCTCAAGAGCTGTGTGTAACATATGTAAAAGAAGCGTGAGCCGGGGTAGGCCAGGTTCCCACCTGGGAACGTCCACGCTTCAACGGCACCTTCAGGCCACACATCCCATCCACTGGGCTGTTGCCAACAAAGACAATGGTGCTATTGGAAATGGATTGGATGAGACTGAGACTGAGAGCAGTGATCTCTTAAATGATACTTTGCATGGAGAGAAGTCATCAGGCAGCCAGGATTTAACAGCTGAGGACCTCAGTGACTCGGATACTGATGAACCTCCTGTTTTAGAGGTTGAACCTAGATCTGAGAGTCCTGTTCCTGTTGCAGAGCAAGCCAACCCGGTGCATGCACAAGAGAGAGAAACACCACCACATTGTGAGAATTCAGCCTCCAGTCGGATAAGTCAGGCGCTTATTCAGATGATTGTGGAAGATATGCATCCTTACAACTATTTCTCAACCCCAGCTTTTCAGCGGTTTCTACAGATTGTTGCTCCTGACTATAGATTGCCATCAGAGACTTATTTTTTCACCAAAGCTGTACCTCAGTTATATGATTCTGTTagagaaaaaattttcttaacttTAGAGAATGTTCAAAGCCAAAAGATCCACCTGACTGTTGACATATGGACCCATGACCCTTCCACAGACTATTTCATTGTGACTGTACACTGGGTCTCTTTGGAAACTGCATCTTCCCCCAGTAGTGGTGGGAGCCCCAATTTTAGAAAGTGGGCAGTACTTTGTGTTACAGGCCTAGCCAAAGACTGTTTGATAACTAACATTTTACAAGAATTAAATGACCAGATTGGTCTGTGGCTTTCTCCTAATTTTCTTATCCCTAGCTTCATTGTTTCTGACAACTCCTCTAATGTGGTACATGCGATCAAAGGAGGTGGTTTTACCCATGTGCCATGCTTCCTGCACTGTTTAAATATAGTGATTCAGGACTTCTTCTGTGAGCACAAAAGCATTGAAAATATGTTAGTGGCTGCTAGAAAAACCTGCCATCATTTTAGCCATTCAGTCAAAGCCCGCCAGATACTCCAAGAGTTCCAGAACGATCACCAGCTTCCGTGGAAGAATCTGAAGCAGGATGAAAGTGGCCACTGGATCTCTACCTTTTACATGTTAAAATGGCTTCTAGAGCATTGCTACTCTGTTCACCACAGTCTGGGTCGAGCCAGTGGCGTTGTGCTCACTTCACTCCAGTGGACTCTAATGACATACGTGTGTGATATTCTTAAGCCATTTGAGGAGGCCACCCAGAAAGTGAGTGTAAAGACCACGGGATTGAATCAGGTGCTGCCCCTAATCCATCATCTCCTCTTTTCCCTGCAGAGACTCAGAGAAGATTTTCAAGTCAGAGGTATTACTCAGGCCCTTAATCTGGTAGACAGTTTATCTTTGAAACTTGAAACTGATGCCCTACTAAGTGCCATGCTCAAATCCAAACATTGTATCTTGGCTACTTTGTTAGATCCTTGTTTTAAGAACAGTTTGGAAGACTTTTTTCCTCAAGGTGCTGATTTAGAGACTTATAAACAGATCCTTGCAGAAGAGGTTTGTAATTATATGGAATCGTCGCCCGGGGCCTGCCAAATCGCAACCTCGGAAGCATCTGGCCCTTTAGTTAGATTAGGAACTGATTCATTTACTTCTATAAAAGAAGGCACCTCCCATTCAGGTTCTGTGGATAGCTCAGCCGCAGCCAGTGTTGCTGTTGGAAGCAAAAGCTTCCTGTTCCCCTCTGCTGTAGCAGTAGTGGATGAGTACTTCAGAGAGAAGTACTCAGAGCTCTCAGGAGGTGACGACCCTTTGGTTTACTGGCAGAGGAAGGTGAGCGTATGGCCAGCTTTGACCCAAGTTGCCATTCAGTACCTGAGTTGCCCCATGTGTAGTTGGCAATCGGAGTGCATGTTTACCACAAATAGCCACTTTCATCCAAAGCAGATCATGAACATGGACTTTGATAATGTAGAACAGCTGATATTTCTGAAAATGAACTTGGAGAATGTTAACTATGACTATTCTACATTGATTCTGAGCTGGGACCCTGAAAATAAGGCTGTTcagaacaatgaaaaagaaatattaccttaa